In the Apodemus sylvaticus chromosome 3, mApoSyl1.1, whole genome shotgun sequence genome, TCACTAAGACAGAGAAAAGTCACTGCAGGGATCAAGAGGGAACTGGGGAACTGGATGTGGAAGTTGTTGTACatatatggggggaggggggatgagaacaaaattaaaagtCTTTTTCTTCGATACATTGTGTTAAGGTCATTATTAACCTGCAACAGGTATTTATGTTTGTCTAGTGGCTCAAATAGGAATCTTGAGATCAAGAAACTAGTGAAGACCCAGCTCTACGAGGGCTGTTAGAGTAGAGAGATCATCACTTTGGAAGTTTGGAGATCTTTTGTTGCAATCCGGACCATCATAAAAATAACAGGGAATGAGGCAGATCTGGGCCTCCATTTCTTATTTAGAAAACGAGGAGGAATGAACTTGGCTGTCCAGCTGAGGACATCCCTTATCTTGTAGAATCTGATACTACTTTCTGCAAAGGAGAATGGTGTCTTAAATGATACCTTCCTTAGATACAGCCTTCTGTGCTGTGAGatttaacaatgaaaatgagAGGTTTGGGATGTACAGAAGCTGGAATCATTTTCTGACCTGCCCTTTAACCTGAACCTGTTTGTGGGCTCCTGGTTCACTCTCTGGCCATATGGCCTAGAACAAAATGCAACAGATTGCAAACaatgagggggtggggtggggagtgtgaCTGACGGCACAGCTCAGCCAATAGGGATTAGGGGCTGCGGAAAACAGCATTCCAAACACTGCCTAGGCAGCCAATCACAGGCTTTCAGGCCAGGGGGCTGAATGGTCAGGTTTTATTAATGGAGAAATAATGCGATTGTCCACACAATGGAAACCTTCCTGACAAAGGGGCTCAAGCCTCCTGATATGCAAAAGAGGCGGAGGACGGAGCTCTTCTGTTGCCGGCCAGAATGCTTTAAAGGTGGCCGTCTGGGTTGAGAACTAGAAGATGTGGGGAGCAGGAGGGTCTTTCCCTAATTGCCTCATCAGATTGGCTTCACCTCACAGACCTTCCAGCTAGGGAATGGTAGGGACACTTGGAGTCCCTGGCATGTTGGTCTTTGTATCTGGGTCACTCTACTGTTCCTTCTCCGCTTCTGGTGCAGCTCATTGGGAAATGGTTGCTTGTACATTTGCAAAGTTCCTGAGGCTCTCGTGACCTGTGATTATAAATAACGACCCTCTTTGggtccaggggtgggggtggggcagatgaCCTATAAATGATGGATGGCTTTAGAAACCCATTGAACCCAGGAACAAAATGCTCCTGAGGGaaacccttcccctcccctcggTGACTGAAGAGAACTGGTTGTAGCCCTCCCTTCTCTGCATCTTCAGCTGAAAGGATGGCAGAATAGAGAGGTGGGGGGAATAATAGGATTTATAACTTGTGAAAAGTAACACTCCCCTAGCGCAGGCTGTGCTGGGCAGGAACAAAGGGCAACTCTGCCCACAGACCCCTCATTTACAATTCTGATGGGGCATGAAAGAGCCCGAATGGGGAAGATCTTTATAGCTAAACTCTGTCCCAGGCCAGTagctctttctctccatccccctcagGGGGGAGAAGAGAGCCTGTATAGACTGGGGGCCCTTGGCTTGGGTCTACCTTTTGTTCTTATCCAAGCCTTGTTGTGCAGAAGGAAACTGGAGATGATTTTCCATGTTTATTTCCCCCTCCGCTGTGGCATTTCTCTGGTGTAAATGATTGGGCCGTCTCTCTCCTCACTTTGGTTTGGTGATATCTAAAACACAGACATGTCGTGTCATCTGCCTTCAGGAGCTGATGCCTTGAGAACTAGCTAGCTCCGTAGGGTGTACGTATGTCTATGCTCCTCATggggtttatttcttcttttcatatcTCTTCTTGGACAGAAGGCGAAGAGATTGATGTTGTAACGGTGGAGAAGAGGCGATCTCTGGACATCCGAAAGCCAGTCACCATCACAGTGCGAGCAGACCCCCTGGACCCCTGCATGAAACACTTCCACATCTCCATCCACCAACAGCAGCACAACTATGCTGCCCGGTTTCCTGCAGAAAGTTGCTCTCAAGAGGGGGATCCTGAGGCAGGTCCCCCAGAAGAGGCTCTAGAGATAGAAGCTcccaaggagaaagaggaggaggaggaggaagaagaggaggaggaagagattgtGAGCCCCCCACCTGTAGAGAGTGAGGCTCCCCAGTCCTGCCACCCCAAACCTGTCAATTCAGATACTGAGGACGTGACCAAGAGGAAGAATCATAACTTCTTGGAACGGAAAAGGAGGAATGACCTCCGTTCACGGTTCCTAGCCCTGCGGGACCAGGTTCCCACCCTGGCCAGCTGCTCTAAGGCCCCCAAAGTCGTGATCCTAAGCAAGGCGTTAGAATATTTGCAGGCTTTGGTGGGGGCCGAAAAGAAAATGGCTATGGAGAAAAGGCAGCTCCGGTGTCGGCAACAGCAACTGCAAAAAAGAATTGCGTACCTCAGTGGCTACTAACCGACCAAAAAGCCTGACTTCTCTGTCTTAACAGACGCAAGCTTAGTTTTtaacctctctctcccttttagtAATTTGCACATTTTGATTACAGCGGAGCAGTCTGGATAGTAGATCCCAGAATGCATTGCAGCCAGTGCGCACACAATAAGGGCTTGCATTCTTGGTAACCTCGAAACCCAattctccctcttccctgactCATGGGAATGCTGTCCTTCTCTGGCGCCTTTGGCTTCTCAGCAGGCAGCTACTGAGGAGATTTGGGGTCTGCTTAGCTCACTAGCTCCTGACGAAAGGCTGACAGATGCTATGCAACAGGTGGTGGACGATGTCGGGGCTGCAGCCTACGTGAAATCTCACACTGTGCTGGAGCTTTAGGCTAGGAAAGGATGCTGCTCTCACTGCTGTCTCTGGGGATGATCTGAGGACAGCTGGGCCTGGATACTGTCCCCTGGGGCTCTGTTTTCCAGGAGACAAGCGAGCTGTCCTGGGCGGAGACAAGCAAGCAGACTTGATCAGCGTAGAGCATTACCTCACTGTCAGACACTTTACAGTAGCTGAGGAGTGGAGACCTTTAAGATAGATTAGGATGGTAGGCCACACCCTTCCCTCCACTCTCAATGCTATGACTTTGAGAAAGGGCTTGGCCTGTAGAGTCTTTGTCTCAGAGAGGGACCTTTCTATCCTCACAAGGGacctttttgtttcttcctgcCTTTGTTATGCAATGGCCACCACAGCACCCTTTCACACAGACCAGAAATATTTCCCCAGGACATAGGGAAATGGGtctcagcccaggacctggggaagGCTTGGCATTCTGACTCATTAACAATGTTCCCTGCCCAGGTTTTTCTGCAGGGCTATTTGAAGCCCAGCTTGGAACCTTTTCTCAAGGCAGATATAAGGTGCCTCAGAAGGACGAGGCCTATCACCCTCTGTTTCCCACCTGCCTCTCTTTTGTCAGATCTTGACTCTGTCTACATTCTGCTGGACCAGTGCAAGCCTGTCCTTCTCAACTTCAGTGAGTGTGCTGGCCCTGCAGCCACCAGCCTGGTTCTCTGCCAGCCTGAGGCCCATCCTTTCCCTGGAATCTGGGCCTTATGGAGAGATTCAGAGGGGAGCCATGCGGATTCACCTGATGCCCCAGAAGGTGCACTTACTTCCTGGCGGGTTGTCGGGGTGCCTCTAGGAGCACTACTCAGCCATCTAGGAGCACTTGCTCCAGCTGTGTTCTGCAGCTCCAGGTGGAATGTAAGGACAGCCCTCAATCTAGGAAAGTCACCCAAGCTAGCAGCAATCGTGTGAGCATTCTCAGGAGACCCTAAGCTTTGCCTGAAAGAAGAATCAGCCTTTCCAGAACTCTACCAGGGAGGCAGATCTCTTCCTGTTGGCCCTGGGCTTGGAAGTAGGGGAACAGTGTGGGGGACAGTAAGTAACAACTTGTGACTCTCAAAAGAACAGATACCACTTCCAAATCTGCTCTGAACCATGATGGCCTCCAATTGCTTCCTGGCCTCAAGTCCTAGAGGAAGCTTTGGAAGAAGCTGTGGTCCCTGTTGGGGCAGGACTTCTAGGTACCAAGGGACTCCTGGAACTGTCTTGGGAGGACAAGTGGTGAACAGGCTAAAGTCTCATCTGAATGGCTTGTGTTTTATAAGCTGCTGCTGGGTTATATGCTGTGggcatcttttgtttgtttttttttttaatactgtatTTTTGTATGCTTTTTTGCAAAGTGGTGTTAACTGTTTTtgtataagaaaaaacaaaacaaaaaacctcctgtTGCAAGGGTCTGGTTTATTTTGAAAGGCAAGTTTACCTGAAATTTTGTATTTAGTTGTAATCATTAATTGCTTGATTTTAAACTGTTGCCTTCTGGGACATCTTCTAATAAAAGATTTCTCAAAAATGTCAGAGTTGGGGTAGCATGTGCCATCTGAGTCTTCCTGAACCAGAGAAAACTTATCTTGGAGTCACCACAAGCAATCTGGGTGGCTGCATTTTTCTACCACGCTGCTAACCTGGTCATTCCACTCCAGGTCCCTGAATGCCCTTTCAGACATGTCTAAACAATGTCCTGTCGGCTCAGGACTCTGTGAGAACAAAATTCTCTAGTGAATTGCAGAGTGCTGAATTGTAAGTTACAAGGCTTGAAACCCCAGCTCTACCACTTCTGTGACCTTTTATCTTTGCCTTTCTGAATCCTCGAAGCTTTATCTGTGAGATGAGGGTAGCTATttcactgggggaggggagtattgtttgtttgtatatttgttttagGTTTCAAGTAAAGTTGTAGACCTTGAATTACTTTCTAAAACATACAGCCCCTTAATATGGGGACTGTTCTTACaaagttcttgttttgtttgattttggccttttgtgtgtgttggtgggggggggggttgttttgagacaggatctccctacATAGCCTGTACTGGAACTCATTGACCAAggtagcctcgaactcacagagatcttgcttcccatgtgctgggattaaaggcatgatccAGCTTGTTTTTGGACTTTTTGAGACCAAAAGTTTTATTAGATAGCCTTTGTTGGCCTGCAAGACCAgcctgttcttgaactcagaaatagtCTGGCTGCTTCTGCCTTTAGTATTAGTACCACATAACAGccagcttcttttttttgttttgtgtttgtttgtttgtttgtttgtttttcgagacagggtttctctgtgtagccctggctatcctggaactcactctgtagaccaggctggcctcgaactcagaaatcctcctgcctctgcctctcaagtgctgggattacaggcgtgtgccactactgtccGGCTGACAGACAGCCTCTTAAGACCATTTGTAggatgatttttaaaacaattctctGAGGATTTTCAGTGTAATgatttttgggttgttttgttttcctccctcAATTAGTGGAAGGAAAAATCTGGCACTCTGTGGTTCTCTGATTAATTTGGTGTAAATGCAAGGTGAGAGTATGTGTCGGTGACTTCCTCACACAGAGCATTGCTCAATGCCTCACAGTGGATCAAGCCACATCCCCTTTGCCAGGGCTACAAATGAAGATGGTgaggttgtgacccctttgggggttgaaggACCCTCTCACAGGGGTCACATGTCCAATATCTTGCATATTGGGCATTTACATGAtcatttataacagtagcaaagttactaAGTAGCCTGGGAAAAAAATGGAACAAATGTTTCATGATCAGGCTGCCACACTGCAACATATGTTCACCGGGTTGGATAGTTTCACTCCAAACATGCCCTCTGGGGAAAAGAAACAGTTGCTGTTCAAAAGGCCATGAACACCAGGGTTAGAGAAAGCTGCTTGGGTCTCCACTAATTCTGACACTTGGGATCTTACTGCCTGCCTGGTGTCTAGATGCCTGCCCAGCCTGAATAGGGTCAAGAAGTTTCTGGAAGCTTCTCTTGGGGCTTGGGTTATAGCCCAGTAGCGGAGTACTTGCCATAAATgtgcaaatctctgagttcaatcccaagcaccatcaaaaacaaataaaaaagctcTTAACTCCTCAGCTTGCCAAGGTGATCTTTACCAAAGCCTGGTAAGTGTTTTCTTGCCCAAAGTCATATAGTAAAGTCACATCTACAAGCCTGATCTTTTATCAAGTAAACTTTCCCTCTGGCTGCCTCTCTCTGGACCAGCTGCCTCCATGCCACACACCCAAAAACCTAAGAAAGTATCTcagaaaacttttctttctttttaatgtttaaggATGTacttattgttattttatatgtatgaatatttgcctgcatgtataagCTATACCACATGTGTGACTGGGCCCACAGAAGCCACAGAGAGCTTTAGACACCCAggcactggagtcacagacagttgtgagcagccaaGTGGTACTGGAAACTGATtgcaggtcctctggaaagagagcagccactgctcttaaccattgagccatctctccagacccaagatGGGTTATGAGACAGACTAGGATTGCTggaacattttctttccttttttttttctttctttcctggatttttttggggggggggtggtttgcttttgttattgttattgtttttgtttttcgagacaggatttctctgtgtagcctggcactcactctgtagaccaggctggcctcgaactcagaaatccacctgcttctgccacccaagtgctgggattaaaggcgtgtgccaccactgcccagcctttcctgcattgtttttattttttattttttttatttttttgggtttttgagacagggtttctctgagtagtcctggctgtcctggaactcactctgtagaccaggctggcctcgaactcagaaattcacctgcctctatctcccaagtgctgggattaaaggtatgcgccaccactgcctggcatattgttgttttgaaacaggatctctatAGCCTATGCTGGCCTTAGGTTATTGTGTAGTTAAgtatgaccttgaattcctgacacATACCCCCTCCACCTctagagtgctggggttacaggcatatgCCCTCACACCTGGCAAAGACTGCTTTTCTTAAaactctgggactggagagatgactcaaatgGTCCCAGCACCAGTGTGGCAACTCACAGCTGTCCAGTTCCTGGGGACCTGACATCCTCTcaagatatacatgcaggcaaaacaaccagTGCacacaagaaaagataagactcCCAAtgacttctttatttattttgatgtatttAATAGTGCTAGGAATAGA is a window encoding:
- the Mycl gene encoding protein L-Myc, encoding MDFDSYQHYFYDYDCGEDFYRSTAPSEDIWKKFELVPSPPTSPPWGSGPGAVDPASGISPGEPWPGGGAGDEAESRGHSKAWGRNYASIIRRDCMWSGFSARERLERVVSDRLAPGAPRGNPPKAPATPDGTPSLEASNPAPATQCQLGEPKTQACSGSESPSDSEGEEIDVVTVEKRRSLDIRKPVTITVRADPLDPCMKHFHISIHQQQHNYAARFPAESCSQEGDPEAGPPEEALEIEAPKEKEEEEEEEEEEEEIVSPPPVESEAPQSCHPKPVNSDTEDVTKRKNHNFLERKRRNDLRSRFLALRDQVPTLASCSKAPKVVILSKALEYLQALVGAEKKMAMEKRQLRCRQQQLQKRIAYLSGY